One Armatimonadota bacterium genomic window carries:
- a CDS encoding Txe/YoeB family addiction module toxin, which yields MNVKFSPEAWEEYVSWQQDDLKKLTKISRFIAEIKRTPYEGLGSPEALRHELSGWWSRRIDQEQRLVYRVENDCIEIVQCRYHY from the coding sequence ATGAACGTCAAATTCTCTCCCGAAGCATGGGAAGAATACGTTTCGTGGCAACAAGATGACTTAAAGAAGCTGACCAAAATCAGTAGGTTCATTGCTGAAATTAAGCGAACCCCATACGAGGGCCTAGGAAGTCCCGAAGCTTTGCGGCACGAATTATCCGGCTGGTGGTCTCGTCGCATTGACCAAGAGCAACGCCTCGTGTATCGAGTCGAAAACGACTGCATCGAGATAGTCCAGTGCCGCTATCACTACTAA
- a CDS encoding aminotransferase class III-fold pyridoxal phosphate-dependent enzyme, with the protein MDADALYQDVYDKYTKYINPNLARLMGFAGFGVEMTGEGCYIFDHEGRKYLDCLGGYGCFTFGHRNPKIVGAVRDQLDHLALSGKAFFSKQAADLAEKLAHMTPGDLQITFFSNSGTESVEAALKFAKATTGRMKIVSTNGSYHGKTIGALSTTGREKYRKKFEPLMPGVSFVEYGDIKALSTAIDDQTACFIVEPIQGEGGIIVPPDGYLKAAREACDKHGALLIFDEVQSGLGRAGYVFACNHEGVAPDIMTLAKALGGGVIPLGATIFTQAIYDKVFGDNPMAHTSTFGGNPLACAAGLAAMEVLETGGIVENSKVMGERMLAGFQAIKDKFPDLMKEVRGRGLMIGVEFTMDEVGEVVVAQLMKRGVCVAYALNNPRVLRFEPPLVINADQVDFALQAFEESLQETSDLLAVLV; encoded by the coding sequence ATGGACGCGGATGCGTTGTACCAAGACGTGTACGATAAGTACACCAAGTACATCAACCCCAACCTCGCTCGACTCATGGGCTTCGCCGGATTCGGCGTAGAGATGACCGGCGAAGGATGCTACATCTTTGATCACGAGGGCCGGAAATACCTCGACTGCCTCGGCGGCTACGGCTGCTTCACCTTCGGCCACCGAAATCCCAAAATCGTCGGCGCGGTTCGAGACCAACTCGATCACCTCGCCCTAAGCGGCAAAGCCTTTTTCAGCAAGCAGGCGGCCGATCTCGCCGAAAAGCTGGCGCACATGACGCCGGGCGATCTCCAAATCACCTTCTTCTCGAACAGCGGAACCGAGTCCGTCGAAGCGGCCCTCAAGTTCGCCAAGGCAACCACGGGACGAATGAAAATCGTGTCGACCAACGGAAGCTACCACGGCAAAACCATCGGCGCCCTCTCCACTACCGGACGCGAGAAGTACCGCAAGAAGTTCGAGCCGCTGATGCCGGGTGTCTCCTTCGTCGAATACGGCGACATCAAAGCCCTGTCCACCGCCATCGACGACCAAACCGCCTGCTTCATCGTTGAGCCCATCCAAGGCGAAGGCGGCATCATCGTCCCGCCAGACGGCTACCTCAAGGCTGCGCGCGAAGCCTGCGACAAGCATGGCGCGCTCCTTATCTTCGACGAAGTACAGAGCGGACTTGGCCGTGCCGGATACGTCTTTGCCTGCAACCACGAGGGTGTCGCCCCCGACATCATGACGCTGGCCAAGGCGTTGGGCGGCGGCGTCATTCCCCTCGGAGCCACCATCTTCACCCAAGCGATCTACGACAAGGTCTTTGGCGACAATCCCATGGCCCACACCAGCACCTTCGGCGGCAATCCGCTCGCTTGTGCCGCAGGATTGGCGGCCATGGAGGTTTTGGAAACCGGCGGAATCGTCGAGAACTCCAAAGTCATGGGCGAGCGAATGCTTGCCGGATTTCAAGCGATCAAGGACAAATTCCCGGATCTGATGAAGGAAGTCCGCGGACGGGGCCTCATGATCGGCGTCGAATTCACCATGGACGAAGTCGGCGAGGTCGTCGTCGCCCAGTTGATGAAGCGCGGCGTCTGTGTAGCCTATGCGCTCAACAACCCGCGCGTCCTACGGTTCGAACCGCCGCTCGTCATCAACGCCGACCAGGTCGACTTCGCTCTGCAAGCATTTGAAGAAAGCCTGCAAGAGACCTCCGACCTCTTGGCTGTCCTGGTGTAA
- a CDS encoding PIN domain-containing protein, which yields MKLATVDASVLVSILMGESGWEALEAILLGIQPMISSATILETFLVLRPRLGDSAQELIDRALADYGFTVTDFSLRHLAIAQTAFEKYGKGRHPAKLNFGDCIVYATAKLSDTPLLFVGDDFAKTDLEVVRIPEA from the coding sequence ATGAAACTGGCCACGGTTGACGCATCGGTCCTCGTTTCGATTCTCATGGGCGAATCCGGCTGGGAAGCGCTCGAAGCGATTCTCTTGGGAATCCAGCCAATGATTTCAAGTGCGACCATTCTTGAGACTTTTCTTGTTCTGCGACCAAGGTTGGGAGACTCTGCTCAGGAATTGATTGATCGGGCGTTGGCAGACTATGGCTTCACGGTTACCGACTTTAGTCTCCGTCATTTAGCAATTGCCCAGACTGCCTTCGAGAAATACGGAAAGGGCCGACATCCGGCGAAGCTCAATTTTGGTGACTGCATCGTTTACGCCACGGCTAAGCTTTCTGATACACCGCTCTTGTTTGTGGGTGACGACTTTGCCAAAACGGACTTGGAAGTCGTTAGGATTCCTGAAGCCTAG
- a CDS encoding protein transcription factor: protein MGLNIKNAEVERLATEVAKAMGVSKTEAIRQVLQDRAQVLGIPDRRKSLEEFHRMLEKMWEENPSIRQTKITKEDFDAIFE from the coding sequence ATGGGCCTGAATATCAAGAATGCCGAAGTCGAGCGTCTGGCGACCGAAGTCGCGAAGGCAATGGGCGTTTCGAAGACCGAGGCGATTAGGCAGGTGCTTCAAGATCGGGCTCAGGTTCTTGGCATTCCCGATCGTCGGAAGAGTCTTGAGGAGTTTCATCGAATGCTTGAGAAAATGTGGGAAGAGAATCCCTCGATTAGGCAGACCAAGATCACGAAAGAGGACTTCGACGCGATTTTCGAATGA
- a CDS encoding SUF system Fe-S cluster assembly protein, translating to MPKAVPESQGESRAMSTIERSLFESEVIEQIRTVYDPEIPVNVYDLGLIYDIQIDDHKNAHVLMTLTSPSCPVAGILPGQVEDAVKQTPGIGQVTLELTWDPPFTIEMMSEEAKLILGLD from the coding sequence ATGCCGAAAGCCGTCCCCGAAAGTCAGGGCGAATCGAGGGCGATGTCGACGATCGAACGAAGCCTATTCGAGTCCGAAGTCATCGAACAGATTCGGACCGTTTACGACCCCGAAATTCCGGTCAACGTTTACGATCTCGGGCTGATCTACGATATTCAAATCGACGATCACAAAAATGCGCACGTTCTGATGACACTAACCTCGCCAAGCTGTCCGGTTGCGGGCATCCTCCCTGGCCAGGTCGAGGACGCCGTCAAACAAACGCCCGGCATTGGTCAAGTCACACTCGAACTGACGTGGGATCCGCCGTTCACCATCGAAATGATGAGTGAAGAGGCTAAACTGATTTTGGGGCTCGACTAG
- a CDS encoding Rrf2 family transcriptional regulator has product MKFSAQEEYGLRCLIQIAKRGDGGSVTIPEISKLEGLTSTHAAKLLMILRKEGYITSARGQSGGYSLARKPNEIMIGDVLNSLGGKLYDAEFCGKHSGALDICTHAVDCSVRSLWQVIQGAVDSVLDRLTLADMLESQKPNVTFFDSHPRQAVSNK; this is encoded by the coding sequence ATGAAATTTTCCGCGCAAGAAGAATATGGACTACGCTGTCTTATCCAAATCGCCAAGCGAGGCGATGGCGGGAGCGTCACAATTCCGGAGATTTCAAAGCTTGAAGGGTTGACCAGCACCCACGCCGCCAAACTGCTCATGATCCTTCGTAAGGAAGGCTATATCACCAGCGCCCGCGGACAGTCTGGTGGCTATTCGCTGGCCCGAAAGCCAAACGAAATCATGATCGGCGACGTGCTCAACAGTCTCGGCGGCAAGCTTTACGACGCCGAGTTTTGCGGCAAGCACAGCGGCGCACTCGATATCTGTACTCACGCGGTCGATTGCTCGGTACGGAGCCTCTGGCAGGTCATCCAAGGCGCAGTTGATTCCGTTCTCGACCGGCTCACCCTTGCCGACATGCTGGAGAGCCAAAAACCGAACGTCACCTTCTTCGATTCACACCCACGACAAGCCGTCTCGAACAAATGA
- a CDS encoding iron-sulfur cluster assembly accessory protein: protein MSTQTFPVIVTPTALEQVKRIIAKDGRPDVFLRLGVKGGGCSGLEYVMKLDVARKPIDLEMVVDGITIVCDSKSATFLEGSTFDYTGNLVGGGFAFQNPNAARSCGCGTSFTPRT, encoded by the coding sequence ATGAGCACCCAAACGTTTCCTGTCATTGTCACTCCAACCGCTCTTGAGCAGGTGAAGCGAATCATCGCTAAAGATGGTCGCCCCGACGTCTTCCTTCGCCTTGGCGTGAAAGGCGGCGGCTGTTCGGGTCTGGAGTACGTGATGAAGCTCGACGTCGCTCGCAAGCCGATCGATCTGGAAATGGTCGTCGATGGCATCACGATCGTCTGTGACAGCAAGAGCGCGACCTTCCTCGAAGGCTCGACCTTCGACTACACCGGCAACCTCGTCGGTGGCGGTTTCGCCTTCCAAAACCCCAACGCCGCCCGTAGTTGCGGATGCGGAACCAGCTTCACGCCTCGAACTTAA